The genomic stretch GCGGGAATCCAAAGCGGGCGTGTCGGGTCAATCACGGATCAAGAGCAGCAGCAGACAGCCACGGCGATCGATCGACCGCGGGGACGGGGCATCAGATCCGAGGGAGGGCGGGAGAAAGCGCTGATGGTACTCACACTTTGAAAGGGAGCTTGGGGTCGGAGGTGAGGATGATCTTGAAGGACACCTTCCCTCCTGCGCCGCCGcccgcgcccgccgccgccgccatgggaGCGTTCGCCTCCGAGTCCGATCGAGGACGCGGTGTCGCGTGCTAGATGTtgttgctctctctctctctgtgtttGTAGTGTTTAGCGACGAAGCCCCTGTCGCGTGCCCGCGATCCCTTTTCTTCGCAGCAAAAAAGGAGTTGCGTTTTTCTGAGGCGTCTCACAAGTCACAACTCACGCGTGCCGCGCGTTTCAGCAGTCCAGATTCTTTCTCCATGAAACATGACCCTTTGCATAAACTGTTTAGAAATCAGTTCAATTTTTTTACAGAACAAAACACATGAAACAGAAAACAAAATCGTGTTTCAAGGGGGCTTGCTTGTGCTTTTCTTCTTAATTATTTGTATTATTATTACTGCTGCTGCTTTCTCCCCTGCGAGAATGTCACGTATGTAGGTCTTTAGATCTGACTAAACTCTGTTCTTTTCAGGTGTCAGGAAGGAGTTTGCAGTGACCATGAATTTTCCTGACATTTACAACCCTAAACACCACACAGCATCTGGTAGATTAGCCTCCAGTCCCAACAAATTCAGTGTGTTTGTAAACCGTGAACTCAGCAAACACTGTATTCTGCATATGCAGCTTCAAATTGTCCATTCTGGTGTTCAGTGCAACAAGGAGATAATGCACGCTACCTTGGCGCCTGATTCTATATGCTGCTCTGGCAGGTACACATAAAACAGATACACTGAAAAATTGTAAAGAATAACAGAGGCTGCACAATTTCAGGCTGCAGCAGGTTGTGCTTTTCCCACAATTTCAGCATAAATTCCAAAAGTATCATATTCTTCCTCCACAATGTTGGAATCTCTCCTTCAAGACGTCGCACAGTAATCCAAACATAGCAGCTTAAGAAATCTTCAACataaatatctccaaacagctcTGGGTACAAGCAATGTCTGGTTACTGTGGGATGACTTGGAGGCGAGATTCCAACATTGTAAACTCGCAGCTTAAGAAGTCAACATAAATATCCCCAAACAGCTCGGTAGGTATATCCATCATCTCTTACTCAGACACAAGGGATATACAAAGTTACAACCCCAAAATTTCTGCAACAAGGAGATACAGGCTACCTTAACACCCGACACTCTATGCTACTCTGACAGGTACATAACAACAGAGAAACTGAATAAATTATAAAGAATAACAGAGGCTGCATAGTTTCGAGTTGCAGCTAGGTACATGTGAGTACTCTACCATTACATTGCATCACGGTCCTGGAATAGCACGACAAAAAAAATTTTCCTCGATTACCTTCACAATGTTGGAATCTCCCCTTCCTCTAAGTCGTCCCACAGTAACCCAGTCGTTGCCTCTACTGGCTCAACCCTGTTCATCATTGCAAaatcacaacttaagaagtcaTCAACATCCATATTCTCAAACAGATCTGGGTAGGTATCCATCATCTCTTGCTCAAAGGCCAAGTCGGGTACCTCTGGGAACAGCCTCTCGTCAAAGTCCAGTGGATAAACTTTCATGCAAGATTTCCTTTTCAGCGCTTCAGGAGTTGAGCTTGGCGTCCGTTTGTTTTGTTGACTGTGTTCCAGCTGAGGACCCATCACACCATCAGTTGCTACAATGCTGATGGAAGATGCTACTAAAGAATCTGTTATCTTGATGTCTATCTTGGATACAGCTGCACCTTCTGACTCTGCAATGCTGCCAGGATATGAAGTTCCATGCCCCTTCAGATCTACAATGTGCCCCTCTGAGGACAACCTACTTTTCCTTGTCTTCTCCATACCCAGAGGACAGACTTCCATGCGGGACTTAGTTTCTGCAGGCCCAGAGGTTCCATTTGGTGACATCTTGCTATACTGATTCAGTTCTTTTGGCTGACCATGTAATGCTTGACAGCCAAGGTACGAGAGCACAAAAGAATCAACATTGTTAACAATCTTTGATTCACTTGTAACATCTGCTTGAGAAATTTTACAGGCATTCGAAGCTCCACAGTCCTTGAGATCTATAATTTCTGTCTCAGGTGAGAACTCACCTTCCTCTATTTCCTCCTCATGAAACTCGCTGCCTTCTACAGGTGGCTCGTCAGTTCTGCTGCCAgggttttttccatctttatgaaGACTGTTCACCATTTTCTCGATTTCAAAGTCATAATTGTCCGACGGAAGAAAGACATTGATGGTTGGGTACTCAACAACGAGTATACCCCTCAGCTGTGGGCGCAATGGTTCTTCTATATTGAGTAGGCGGTACGGTGACTCTGATCGCTACAACAGATTAAAATTAAAGAATTATACGATGGAAGTTAAAGTACAGCACAGGTCAATAAGCACTCCATATGCATGAAAACTTGATTTACAATACCTTGGCACACTTTTGAATGAACAGTTTCAGATCATGCAAATCGGTATTCCGATATTGTGTAAGCTGATCCTTCCAAGGGCCAGGACTAAGATGTTTTTCCAATAGAGAGAGCAAGGTTGTGTGCTCGTCTACCCTGAAAAAAATGCATAAAAATCAGCGCACAAAAATGGGGGAGGTAGCAACTCGGGTCCTGCAGTTACCATATGTTTCtgtttcaaatggaaaactattacgatattatatataaataattgggATACAACATTTCTCGTGGAACCCAAAAAAAAGGACAGCAGAATAACATTTGTGCCAGCAGGACATTTGTAGATCACAGAAACATCATAAATATGAGACTGTAATGAAAAAGAGCAGTTGTTGCAGAAACTGATAGCTTTGTTCTGCCATGAGATATCGCCGTATTGAACAAACAGTTCCCAAATTGCAAGCAAAGCAcactgggaggaagaagaagaatacTGATGGATAGATTATCATAAACTTACTCATGATCGGTTAGGACAACATCAGTTGAATTGAATCTCCACTCAAGTGTCCAGTATATGCAATCCTTCCTGCACAAAGAGATTCAGATTATAGAAACAATGACTGAGAAGGGTGGAATACATGCACTAGATATAGACAATGAGACATTACAGGTTGAAATAGTGAATTCATTTAGTAAAGAATGTTGGGGCTAGTTGTCGGAGGATTACAGAGTGAAACATAGCATTTGTTTTTAAGGTGCTGCAGTATTTGTGTTGTTATCGCCTAACTAGCGCATATTAAGCTGAATAGTAACTAGACAACTCTATGAACTTATCATCACATCTTTTCTCTAGGGTTGCACCAAAAATTTAAACTGAACCAAGATCCTTTCAAATAATAATGAGAAAGGAACCACACATGCTATGTCATTCAACAATTGGAAAGCAAGCCTGCTGAACATCCCCAGCAGCAATGCATCACACTGATGGCACGTCAAAACTGAATCAACAAGACAAAGCACCTGTAGTACATCCCCAGCAGCAATGCATCACACTGATGGCACGTCAAAACTGAATCAACAAGACAAAGCACCTGTAGTTGTGGCGCGAGCGGTTCTGCTCTCTCCTGGCCATGCCCCTGGGGAGGAAGCAGAGACTAACGCCCCGGCGTTTCGCCGCCTTGCTGAGGTACAAGAGCCATCCGGGCAGCTTGGCGCCGCCGGATCCCCGTCCCCCAAAGTTGCCGCCGAAGCCGCCGACGAGCCTGTGCGCGGACTCGTGGGCCTGCTTCACCTCCTCCAGAAAGTTGTAATCTTTGACGACAGCGACAGGCACAGCACGGAGACAAACAACAAGGGAGCAATTCAACAGGCGGCCAGCACCGACTACTGAtcagaagaaaagaaagaggggGACGGAGGCGTACCGGAGATGAGTTGGTTGTCGTCGAAGCGGGTGAGCGGGACGGGGTCCGTGCGGGGGCGCTTGCCTGTGCAGGCGGTGCGGCGCTTGTGCGCCTGCACGCAGGGGAGGCTGCAGGTGAGGCGGACGCACCCGGGGCACCGGTACTTCCACGGCTGCTCCCCGCACTCCTCGCACGGGGACCCCttgctcccgccgccgccgccgccgccggaggtgGAGCTGGCGTTGGCGGCCGCGCTCCCCGCTGGCGGCGGCTCCTCTCGCTCGTCCTCCATTCCAGTGGGGTGGTGGCTCGATCCTCCAGGGGGACGGCGCGTGCCAGCGGGCGCTGTGTGCGGCGATGCGGGGAGATGCTAGGGTTTAACTGGATGTTTATCAGTGCACGCGGCGGCCGCCACGGCGCGTCGGTCGAGCTGCCAAGCGCGCACACAGGGGAAACAGGCTGCTGGGGCGCCGGGcagacagttttttttttttttttttttttttttttttttttttttgcgaacagCGGTGCCAAAGATCAACGGCACCTCTGAATAcagtatttttttttgcaatctacaagaattattttttataaacaaAAATGCAGAAAATAGAAAAACAAGCTGACAAGGGGCCCCAACCAGGAATTTTATGAATTGGCTGCTTGATTCTCTGAGTCCATCATTTCAAACTTTATTAGTTGCATATTGGTTTTCATGTCAAATTGGGATATTTGAAAACGataaaatttatcttaaaaTGTTGTATCATTAAGTGTTCTTTTACTATTACCTCCGTCCCCTTTGTATGGTATACGTGCCACTTAAAGTTAAATAGTATTCACATATATGGCTCcaaattattttattataagAATACAtttataattaatctaatatattatttatttgatattataaatatttatacttttttatttataattggtTAAAACTAATATACTAAAATATGACTCTGTTTCAAATTGCATTCTTttgggacggagagagtatgtTTTAAAACATTAATCAATAAATCCCTCCGTTTTAAATTATAGTATGTTTTCACTTGTTTTGCACTTAGCTATATGCTATCTACGTACATAGTTAAAACAATACACCTAAAAGAGCCAAAACATCTTGTAATTTAGAAAGGATGAAATACCAACCAAAGTTGTATTTTATGAACATTGCCATGTGAaactaagggcttgtttagatgcaaaaacatTTTAGATTTtaaaactgtagcacttttgtttttatttgacaaacattgtccaatcatagagtaactagacttaaaagattcgtctcgcgatttacagacaaactgtgtaattagtttttatttttatctatatttaatacttcatgcatgtgccccaAGATtaaatgtgatggagaatcttatacagttttgggtgcatctaaacaaggcctatgttttACTTATAAACGAACTATATACACCGGCACAACAGTCGGCAACATCGCATGGCAGAAATGATATTAGGCAGTCATCTCGCGCTTGGGAATGCAAGGCCTTGTCCAGCGGGAACAGATATCAAAACAGGAGACAATACAAAGGCCATGTCCAGCAAGATCAGATATCAAAACAGAAGACAATAGCACCATCGAATCGAATGATAACTTGCTGCTTGATTTCAATAATTTCATCTAAACAAAAAAGGAGGATCACAAAACCATGTCAAGGCACGGCAACAGCTCAGTAAAACAAAATCTCATTGTTCTCATAGTTCAAAGATCAACAGAGAAGACACGCCCCTTGCGCGCTGCATTTGAAAAGCTATCCATCGAATCAATGCGCCTGCTAGCTCAAGTTGATACATCACTCCATGGAAGATCCACCGGCACCGaaagcgccgccgccaccacggcCAAAGCCAGGTCTGCTACCCTGAGGGGGAAAACAGAGAACATTGCTGTCAGTTTACAAGATATTTGCCTGCATTAGCATCAAGAACCACACTACAAAAACTTCTAAAGGCAGTTTAAAGTTTACAAACCATCACAAAGACATGAACATGGCATGGAAATACCAAAGGGGCTCAAGGAGATACTATTTACAAACTAATAATGTATCCAAGTTTGACTAGTAGTGCAAAATTAAACTTGTTTTTTCCTGAAATGAACTGGACAATGTAAATGAAGAAAACAAGCCGTGCAAAAATCATATAGATGTGACCAGTATTCTAGAACTTACCCTAAAAGTTGGCTGGAACTCTGATGGAGCACCACCCTTCTCACCACCAAAATCACCTGGAGCACCACGTGGAGCTCCTCTGTAACCATCCCTATCCCCAAACCTAGGTCTGTCTTCCCCAAAACGAGGGGGACCCCTGTCAAATAAACAGAATATATAAGTAACCATGGCTTCATAGTGAAATTCTATTGGCGAATAATGTACAAAATGAATGTAGAAGTCAGATGACAATTCACAAAGACTATCAATTTCACAGACTCAAAATAACAGTCAGCAATATAACTAGTTCAATTTGCATTATGCAAACTCTGGCTGTCAGAATAAATAACTGGAAATAACGACTCTAATGTAACTGCCAGGTAAAGAAATTAAGAAATCTGACAATAGTACTATAAAAGGCCTACCGTTGAAGTAAATACAACAGGGTCCACAGTTATGACACAGATATTCCCTCATAACAAGATCAACAGATTTCCAGATAGTAAATGTACACAAGCAGTTGGTGACCACAAATTTACCTGGGGCGGTCACCCGGTGGGCCAGAGCCGAAGGGCCGAGATGGGGGCTTGGAGGACTTCTTGAGGGTATTAGGCACAACCTCTGATGGCAGGTTGAGGAAGGTGCGGAGGTGCTCAATGCCATCGTTGGTGAGGTACCAGTAGTAGTACTGCCAGGAGAAGGTCTCCCTCACATACTCCTTTGACTTGAAGCTCTGCATGAGCTTAATCACCTCCAAGTTGGGCACATCAAGCTTCGGGTGCTTGGCCAGGTTGTAGTCCTTCTTGGCATACAGGACACCCTCTGCACCATTAAGTTCAACAGTTTAACATATACCCCTCAACCTAAAACACGGAAAAACTTGGGGTCGTACATAATCCGAATGTTGCTAATGCTTATAATGTCTGAATTGGTAGGCGATAATAAAAATACCTAGCATCAGAACTATTTACTCGCATTTGCATTACATTGCATTCGGTTTGAAACACTGGAGGTGAGACAAAAAATTCATTGCCCTCTACAGGAAACCCAAATATAGCAAACAGGCATTTCGGAATTGGGTTGCAATCAAGAGCTCCCATTTTACTAATTTGCCTTCTACTGGGTGCAATAACCTAGCTGCTGAGAATTGAGAACCTACCAGTTGGGAGAACAAAAACAAAATACCGCCAGCAGGCATCTAATGAACTAGTCACGAATGGAAATAGCGATCTGCATACACGATTATATTGGGCGCGCCTAGGGGATCGAAAAAAGGGAGAAAGAGCTCACCATGGAAGAGGTACTTGCAGATCTCGCGGCGGTTCTTCTTGGAGATGATCTGCAGAAGAGGGGGTGGAAATTCGCGTTAGAAGACGCGGGCGTAGCAGAAGCATTGGTAATAAACCAACAAATGTAGATTCGTTGACAAGCGCTCACCATGGTCGCAGCAGCCTAGGGCGGAAAAGGGtgacgacggcggcgacgacggctGGGGTGTTGGGGATCGAGGAGAGGTGGCGCGCTGCGTGGAGAGAAAACCCTAGCTGTGTGCCGAGTCTGATATATAGGGAGAAGCGGACATGGGCCGCACGGGCCTCTTCGTTATGGGCCTTTTTCTTTTAGATGGAGAAGTAAGTCCATTTTCCTTTGGAAGAAGTCCACTTCAGGTCCCTCAACTTTTACAAAAGTCTATTTTTCATCCCTGAACTTCAAAACCGgataaaatacatccctcaatttttgaaaccatgcatattatgtccctgacatggttatgagcggttttgaaggcagttttgtccttttcatttttatttattctggctaaatatttgtaaaattatagtaaatcacataaaattcataaaatagtaatTCTAACTTTGTTGAACTtcagataagtagatctacatagtgaacatataatatagtatgctttagtacaaattttttattgtagctttagatctgtgtttttctataattaattagaataatgcatagctatagtttgtatggtgcaattgtggtgaattttttatgttagactaattattatatatttaaactatggtaaaaatttcatactcattagatcatgtataacttagttatagatttattataatttaacaagcataaacctaaataaatctataactaactaatacgtgattcaatgagtataaaatttttactataactcaaacatagaataattagctcaccatataaatttcatcacgattagaccatagaaaatgtagctataattaatctaattaattagagaaaaacatagatctaaagatacatcaaaaaaatttgtactagaacatactatattatatattcaatgtgtagatctactgatctaaagtccaacaaaaattgagttttctattttatgatttttatgtgatttactgtgatttttcaaaaaattcagccaaaataaataaaaagaaaaaggtaaaaccgctttcaaaaccaggtcaaggatgtaatgtgcatggttttaaaagttgagggatgtattttgtccggttttagagttcagggatgaaaattagactttcgcgaaagttgagggacctaaagtagactttttccttttcctttcattTTTAAGATGTACTAATAAGCTGGTCTCTTGGGCCTGCGAAATCATTATGGGCCCTTTTATTTATGCAAAAATCGGTCTATTTTGTGAGAAATTACTGAGACCTACTGCTGGATTAAGCATTGGGCCTGTGAAATTACTGAGAAGATAATTGCTATATTTCAGATATccgaatttttaaaatttttaagcAACAACTTTGTACATTCAACTAGTACAATTAAAAGAACAACTCTCGAAAGatgattttcatttttttttcctatATAATAatcaaacaaaaacaaaattaTATGTGTGTTGCTTGAACAACAACAGAACAAAACAGATATTTTGAGTTTGAGATATAGGGACGCAATCTGTGTCATAGCTGCAGATGAAGTCGGCGTCGGCCGGCATGGACCACACAGCAAGCAAACTACAGTAGTTGGTAATGGCAGTGGGTGCTCCGAGTGGTAGTGCCCGCGCGCGGCCCCGGCGGGCATCCTCATCTCATCTCCTTGACAACTTGCACGGGCCTCTTTGAGATAAGCAAGCACTGAACACAGTGGAGTCTGACAATGACGTTACATACTCTGAATCTGCTACGCCGAGCGAGGTTGGCCGTGTGACCGACCGAGTGTGATAAAAGTACATTTTTATTTCAGAGTTGAGATTCAGAGCTAGGAGATTACTTAGATAATTATATATGTATGATATGATGATATAATGATTGGCAAAAGTAACGCTGTGAAGACTGAAAGATGGTTGTTTGATTCATTCAACCGTCTGCTTCTTCAAatcaactttgctcctcgtcaagGAGCAAGAGGAAAATAGAGATGCTAGGAGGATTGGACAAGGCAACCAACAAAAATGTTTTGACCAGCTGAGTGAGTACCTCATGCCTGTCTGTGTGTCTGTCTGTCTAGTACATTTATTTCATCTGAAAGACAGAAGAAATAAACTGCCATGACCAGCTAGCTACATATCAAATCAGAGCCAACGACCAGCCCATTGTTTTTAGTTCAAAACTTTGATTCCAAGAAGCAGGCTCGTCCATTGTTTCATAGACGTATATTACTACTAAGGCTGTATATATTGTACGCCGCCCATCATCGTCAGCGTCAGGTCCCGCAGCCGGGGCGGCGTACTGTACAGGAAGCCTTGTAGCGCTGGTGAGCGACCTAGCTGACTATGGTGATGGTTCCTGCCGCTGCCGCGTCAGGCGTTCCCAAAATAGGCAAGTGGTAGTGGTAGGCATCTCCCTTCCCTTCCATCCCTCCCTCCATCCTTGGCAACTTGGCTTTCACGATCGAGCACGATTATCATCTCTTCAGAGAACGCATACCACACAAGATCGAGTCAGACTAGCTAGCTCGACAGTGACGTTAACTGCAACAGCTAGCGAGCGTGTGATCGATCGATGCAAAGCTAGCTTTCTCAAGTGCAGACGTGCGCAGCCTACTAGCTAGACTGGAGTTAGTCCAGTCATGGGCCGGCCTATGATGAGATCAGGATATATGATATGATTGAGAAAAGTAACAGTTTACTACATGTGCTAGCTAGCCAGCAGGAAAGGTGTTTCAACTCGATCTAATATGTGTTTCTTCTATGCTTTATTCCAGCTTTATTACTTTGCTCCGATCCAATCCTCATCAAGGACGAAGCAAAAAAGAATCTGCTAATAATATGATATTTATATGCTAGCTAGCAGCAACCTATAGGCAGCCAGCTTGACCAAATTCAGTGTACACATTTtactcaaaaaaaaattcagtgTACACATGCGCGTGTTGTATATCTATGGACTGGAACAAATCCAAAATGAAAACCAAGGAAGAAGCAAGGACGAGAAAGTTTCAGCAAGACTTGCCAACCAACTCCAGAAATAACAGACCTTGCTTGGTGGAGGGCAGCTTCAATTGCTCCTCCTCTCATCCGTCAGCTCCTCGCTTTCCACATAGCTAGGATTTCCATTCCCACCATTAAGTCAGTTTGTGCCTATATAGATATGATCGATGACTGGACATGTGAAAGATATAGTAGATTATAGACAATTTGAATTTTGGATCAGAGCTGCTGAGAACCCAACTTGTAGGTTAATTACACTGTTGATCGATTTCAACTGTATGTATGCATGTATGTTTGATTtcagttgctgctgctgcttcaggACGATGGACAGATATTCTTGAGGCTAGACTAATATAACAAAacaaaaggaagatattcagaGGCTGGATTAAGTGGGAAACCTCGAGGAGGAAATTTGGACAAAAAGGTAGATACCAaaaggagactactagctagctagctacgtaCTCTccaattccaaaaaaaaaaggtaacaTTTTTTACTTTTAGATATTATGTTTGTGCGTTCGTTTTActtaaataaattataaaataaataaattattagtaaaatatctctaatgataaaataagtcttaacaaaatataaaatatttataaaaaaatttgaataagacgaatatTTTTTTGAGAAATTTGGAGGGGTTTTACCTCCTACAGTTTATTTATTAGATAGAAGAAAAAGTTTGATATAAGAagcaaaataaataatcaaATAAGATGTCTGAAATTCTAAAGACACTTTTTTTTGGAATAGAGAGAGTAGGCCGAGATATGATGGAAGCATTTGGCTACCCTGCACGTTCACCGTGCTCCCTTAAACTCTCTTCTCATCTAGGAGTACTAGGGGCGCGTGCGTGCATCCCAAGTGCGACTGAAAACCTTATTAAACTGTCAGGCCAGAGACTGAAACGGATGGAGGAGGCAGCCGGTACTACGGTCACACCCACCCACACCACACTAGCTAGCTTGATTAATTTGTTTCGTGTTGATCATTCATCTTTAGACCACCAGAAGGAAAGTGGGGGGAAGTCGTCGTTGCAACTTGTCAAATACCAAAATAAACTCGACCTCGTTCTACTAGCTCGATGTAAAAGGCTTCCAAGAGATAGGGCCGGCTGCTAGCTGGGCGATGCTTGGGTAGATAGATGGAACAATGATGAGATGATGAAGACCAATACAAAACATGCATATACTATAATCTGGAACAAGTCTTTAGAAACATAATATACTTTCACCACTAGTTTTACTCTTACAATAATAAAATCAGGTTCTAATAAAAACATGCATATATAGGATGTGGATCTATAGATGATGCAGCTTTCATGTCTACATGCTTTGAGTAATTATTAATTAGTCGAAATCAACAACAAAGTTTGACCTTTTGAAACCTTAATTAACATACCTCATGGATTTTGATTTTACGttttattcttctttttttagctaGTTTGGAATCTGAATTAGTTAATAtatgtaagagcatctccaacaacttggtaaaattcacttgtcaaatcttgagttatagcaagttgttaatttgtttagcaaaagaaaaaaggatgtgtctccaataagttgctattctcacttggtaaaaatagaggatgactgatgggacccgctcacttggtaaaagaatatgtgtctccaacaagttgcgctcgggatagcaacttgggatagcaacttgacaaatctcggcagtagaaacctctggatagcaacttgggaaatttagcaagttgagataaggagttgttggaggaggatttttatgcttttagcaaatttggtaggatagcatgttgaaataccaagttgttggagatgctctaatgagCTTTGGGTCAAAAAAAAAAgctgacaaccaagagaaaaataaaataaaacttgCCATACCAACACCcgagacatgcatgcatgcatgcatggaacaGCTAGCCAGGGCCGTCTCTATAATTTTGAGAGCCCTTGTACAAGTAAAAGGATAAAGGCCcatcaaatattttttttaatatgtcaaatatataaaatatatagtacaactaaaaagaattaATTTGCATCATATGTTTTAGTTTATAAAAGGTAATTATAgtacaacaaataaataagtaGAATAGAATTAGAAATTTAGAACCCTATCATGGAATACTAATAACAAAATGGGTGAAAGTCTCGATCAGTTATGCCCTTACCTCTTCCTGCTCCAGTGTCTAGTAGTGATATCGTGTGCGGACTTATGGTGTTAGCGTGTCATGGAGCCACACTGTTGCATTAGATGATTGGGTAATAGGACGAGAAGACGATAAAGAGGAACATTGATTTGCTCAACTAATCGATCAAGCGAGAATATGAAGCAACACTAGCAATAGGTGGATGTGGATGACGTTCTGATTAATGAATTTCTTTTTTAGATTAATTGATGGATTTCTATAGTGTCTATATATAAGCCTTCAAAAAATTAGATAAATCTATATactaaatattatatatattatatatatacttatagGCCCCTTAGCGCCGTGGGCTCCCGGCCGTCGCACCGGCTGCCCACCCCGCCCACCCCCTAGAGACGGCCCTGCAGCTAGCACTTTGGCCTTTGGAATCCTGGAA from Sorghum bicolor cultivar BTx623 chromosome 3, Sorghum_bicolor_NCBIv3, whole genome shotgun sequence encodes the following:
- the LOC8074108 gene encoding uncharacterized protein LOC8074108 isoform X2; protein product: MEDEREEPPPAGSAAANASSTSGGGGGGGSKGSPCEECGEQPWKYRCPGCVRLTCSLPCVQAHKRRTACTGKRPRTDPVPLTRFDDNQLISDYNFLEEVKQAHESAHRLVGGFGGNFGGRGSGGAKLPGWLLYLSKAAKRRGVSLCFLPRGMARREQNRSRHNYRKDCIYWTLEWRFNSTDVVLTDHEVDEHTTLLSLLEKHLSPGPWKDQLTQYRNTDLHDLKLFIQKCAKRSESPYRLLNIEEPLRPQLRGILVVEYPTINVFLPSDNYDFEIEKMVNSLHKDGKNPGSRTDEPPVEGSEFHEEEIEEGEFSPETEIIDLKDCGASNACKISQADVTSESKIVNNVDSFVLSYLGCQALHGQPKELNQYSKMSPNGTSGPAETKSRMEVCPLGMEKTRKSRLSSEGHIVDLKGHGTSYPGSIAESEGAAVSKIDIKITDSLVASSISIVATDGVMGPQLEHSQQNKRTPSSTPEALKRKSCMKVYPLDFDERLFPEG
- the LOC8074108 gene encoding uncharacterized protein LOC8074108 isoform X1, which gives rise to MEDEREEPPPAGSAAANASSTSGGGGGGGSKGSPCEECGEQPWKYRCPGCVRLTCSLPCVQAHKRRTACTGKRPRTDPVPLTRFDDNQLISDYNFLEEVKQAHESAHRLVGGFGGNFGGRGSGGAKLPGWLLYLSKAAKRRGVSLCFLPRGMARREQNRSRHNYRKDCIYWTLEWRFNSTDVVLTDHEVDEHTTLLSLLEKHLSPGPWKDQLTQYRNTDLHDLKLFIQKCAKRSESPYRLLNIEEPLRPQLRGILVVEYPTINVFLPSDNYDFEIEKMVNSLHKDGKNPGSRTDEPPVEGSEFHEEEIEEGEFSPETEIIDLKDCGASNACKISQADVTSESKIVNNVDSFVLSYLGCQALHGQPKELNQYSKMSPNGTSGPAETKSRMEVCPLGMEKTRKSRLSSEGHIVDLKGHGTSYPGSIAESEGAAVSKIDIKITDSLVASSISIVATDGVMGPQLEHSQQNKRTPSSTPEALKRKSCMKVYPLDFDERLFPEVPDLAFEQEMMDTYPDLFENMDVDDFLSCDFAMMNRVEPVEATTGLLWDDLEEGEIPTL
- the LOC8074109 gene encoding 40S ribosomal protein S10-1 produces the protein MIISKKNRREICKYLFHEGVLYAKKDYNLAKHPKLDVPNLEVIKLMQSFKSKEYVRETFSWQYYYWYLTNDGIEHLRTFLNLPSEVVPNTLKKSSKPPSRPFGSGPPGDRPRGPPRFGEDRPRFGDRDGYRGAPRGAPGDFGGEKGGAPSEFQPTFRGSRPGFGRGGGGAFGAGGSSME